The Henckelia pumila isolate YLH828 chromosome 2, ASM3356847v2, whole genome shotgun sequence genome includes a window with the following:
- the LOC140881226 gene encoding anaphase-promoting complex subunit 13, whose amino-acid sequence MAELSLGILIDIVDEEWMRDTLPDDDLPLPPVLASRTDDTEDSNQETQQVETDTWHDLALGNQ is encoded by the exons ATGGCAGAACTAAGCTTGGGCATCTTGATTGATATTGTGGATGAGGAATGGATGAGAGATACTCTGCCTGATGATG ATCTTCCTCTGCCGCCAGTACTTGCTTCGAGGACCGATGATACTGAGGATTCGA ATCAGGAGACTCAGCAAGTTGAGACAGATACTTGGCATGATCTTGCTTTGGGCAACCAATGA